A genome region from Synergistaceae bacterium includes the following:
- the flgB gene encoding flagellar basal body rod protein FlgB, with protein MLGDFTWNVIEKDMEGLAKRFKITSRNLANANTPGYERRNMSFEDELRDVMNSTGKLKMIVTDTRHIPTRPASVKDVTPAELKIKDEVYRLDGNNVDPEREMAVLAETRMMYGAMSRLAARKLANYRSVISGR; from the coding sequence ATGTTGGGAGATTTTACGTGGAATGTTATTGAAAAGGACATGGAAGGGTTGGCAAAACGTTTCAAGATCACGTCTCGGAACTTGGCTAACGCGAATACGCCAGGGTACGAACGCCGTAATATGTCTTTCGAGGACGAGTTGCGTGATGTAATGAACTCCACGGGAAAGTTGAAAATGATCGTGACGGACACCAGGCATATTCCCACGCGTCCCGCCTCGGTGAAGGACGTAACGCCCGCGGAGCTGAAAATCAAGGACGAGGTTTACAGGCTCGACGGTAACAATGTGGATCCTGAGCGGGAAATGGCAGTCCTGGCAGAGACTCGCATGATGTACGGGGCGATGAGCCGTTTGGCGGCCAGAAAACTGGCCAACTACAGGAGCGTCATCAGCGGCAGGTAA
- a CDS encoding TAXI family TRAP transporter solute-binding subunit — MKKCTVLLLVGFLLGAGCLADAEGAEETFLSIATGGVAGVYYPLGGGLAQVISTHVPNVKATAEASNASAANINLIAEHEVTLALVQNDVAFRAVKGEKPFNTPVKNLQMIASLYPEHVQCISTKDSGVKTLSDLKGKRVSVGAPGSGTADSVGLILSVAGIKYGDMNTDFLDFANTAERIQDGQMDAGFVLSGFPAAAVMALAAQKNIELVAFDDELLNNLTKEYPFFTKDVIPAGTYKGVDHDTATPAVLAVLVCDAELSEDLVYNITKAIFENLDELRPVHDKAQLVSLDKALDAAAVTVHPGAAKYYKEKGLSVPTL, encoded by the coding sequence ATGAAGAAGTGTACGGTTTTGTTGTTGGTGGGATTTTTATTGGGAGCGGGATGTCTGGCTGACGCGGAAGGAGCGGAGGAGACATTCTTGTCCATAGCGACCGGTGGAGTGGCGGGGGTCTATTATCCTCTGGGCGGAGGCTTGGCTCAGGTTATTTCCACTCATGTGCCGAACGTGAAAGCTACGGCCGAAGCCAGTAACGCCTCGGCGGCCAATATCAACCTGATCGCGGAGCATGAAGTGACCTTGGCCTTGGTGCAGAATGATGTGGCTTTTCGCGCGGTCAAAGGAGAAAAACCTTTCAACACACCCGTCAAAAACCTTCAAATGATTGCCTCTCTTTATCCTGAACACGTGCAGTGCATATCGACCAAAGACAGCGGTGTCAAAACCCTCTCCGACCTCAAAGGCAAACGCGTTTCCGTGGGCGCGCCGGGATCGGGAACGGCGGATAGCGTCGGACTCATTTTATCCGTGGCCGGCATCAAATATGGAGACATGAACACGGACTTCCTTGACTTTGCCAACACCGCTGAACGGATTCAGGACGGACAAATGGACGCGGGTTTCGTTCTATCGGGGTTCCCGGCGGCGGCGGTTATGGCCTTGGCGGCCCAGAAAAACATCGAATTGGTGGCTTTCGATGATGAACTGCTGAATAACCTGACTAAGGAATACCCTTTCTTCACGAAAGACGTGATCCCGGCCGGAACCTACAAGGGTGTGGACCACGACACGGCAACTCCCGCCGTTCTAGCGGTGTTGGTCTGTGACGCAGAACTATCGGAGGATTTGGTATACAACATTACCAAAGCTATTTTCGAGAATCTCGACGAACTGAGACCCGTTCATGATAAAGCGCAGTTGGTTTCCCTCGACAAGGCGCTGGACGCCGCAGCTGTGACGGTTCACCCCGGCGCGGCGAAATATTATAAGGAAAAAGGACTCTCGGTGCCGACGCTATAA
- the hslU gene encoding ATP-dependent protease ATPase subunit HslU, whose amino-acid sequence MNDKKTLSAPLSGDAALTPSSVVEYLDRYIVGQDKAKRAVAVALRNRVRRKKLPSDMAREISPKNILMVGPTGVGKTEIARRLAALVQAPFVKVEATKFTEVGYVGRDVESMVRDLMESAVAMVRKRMLIEVQDHAKERAEQRLVDAMLPRSDRKFSVPDIMRVFGTAESSDDRGDEDLPSEETQKNDSTRAKLLMMLKEGRLEDREIDVEVSESSVVGIPILGASGMDSMGINLSEILGGMLPKKSKKRRMKVSEARRILSAEEAEKLIDTEVLSQEAMEKAQEDGIIFLDEIDKIVAKGGGGSSPDVSREGVQRDLLPIVEGSVVQTRYGPVKTDHILFIAAGAFTGVKPSDLIPELQGRFPIRVELQPLSWENLRQILTEPENSLLKQYIALIGTEGTELLFSDEATREIAVLANTMNNEMEDIGARRLHTMLEQLLEEISFSVCDEPRSSIKIDADFVHTRLNPLVENRDIRRYLL is encoded by the coding sequence ATGAACGACAAGAAAACTCTGAGTGCACCCCTATCTGGGGATGCGGCTTTGACCCCTTCCAGCGTCGTAGAGTATCTGGATCGTTATATTGTGGGACAAGACAAGGCGAAGCGCGCTGTGGCTGTCGCGCTTCGCAACAGAGTAAGACGCAAGAAGCTGCCCTCTGACATGGCTCGGGAGATCAGCCCCAAAAATATTCTCATGGTGGGTCCCACTGGCGTCGGTAAAACGGAGATCGCCCGCAGACTCGCCGCTCTAGTTCAGGCTCCTTTTGTCAAGGTGGAAGCCACGAAGTTCACGGAGGTCGGCTATGTGGGACGAGATGTGGAGTCAATGGTGCGGGACCTGATGGAATCCGCCGTGGCTATGGTCAGAAAGCGCATGTTGATAGAAGTACAGGACCATGCCAAGGAGCGGGCTGAACAGCGTTTGGTCGACGCGATGTTGCCACGAAGCGACAGAAAATTTTCCGTTCCAGATATCATGAGAGTCTTCGGGACCGCGGAAAGCTCTGATGATCGTGGAGACGAGGATCTGCCTTCCGAGGAGACCCAGAAAAACGACAGCACCCGCGCCAAACTTTTGATGATGTTGAAAGAGGGGCGCTTGGAGGACAGAGAGATCGATGTCGAGGTTTCGGAGAGCTCCGTAGTGGGGATTCCTATCCTGGGGGCCTCTGGTATGGATTCCATGGGAATCAATCTCAGCGAGATTCTGGGGGGTATGTTACCCAAAAAGTCCAAAAAACGCAGGATGAAGGTCTCCGAAGCGCGACGCATTCTCTCGGCCGAAGAAGCCGAAAAATTGATCGACACCGAGGTTTTGTCTCAGGAAGCCATGGAAAAGGCTCAAGAAGACGGCATTATTTTCCTGGATGAAATCGATAAAATCGTCGCCAAGGGCGGTGGAGGATCCAGCCCCGACGTCAGTCGTGAGGGAGTGCAAAGAGACCTTCTGCCTATCGTGGAGGGGTCGGTGGTGCAGACTCGTTACGGCCCAGTCAAGACAGACCATATTCTCTTTATCGCTGCGGGCGCTTTCACCGGCGTGAAGCCCTCGGATTTGATCCCCGAACTTCAGGGACGTTTCCCGATCCGCGTGGAGCTACAACCTTTGAGTTGGGAGAACTTGCGGCAGATCCTCACAGAACCTGAAAACAGCCTCCTGAAGCAGTACATCGCTCTGATCGGCACGGAGGGGACGGAACTGCTCTTTTCCGACGAGGCCACACGTGAGATAGCCGTACTGGCCAACACCATGAACAACGAAATGGAGGACATCGGCGCACGGCGCTTACACACAATGTTGGAGCAGCTCCTGGAGGAGATCAGTTTTTCGGTCTGCGACGAACCGCGCTCCTCGATCAAAATCGACGCGGATTTTGTTCACACTAGGTTAAATCCGTTAGTTGAAAATAGGGACATTCGCCGTTACCTTTTGTAA
- a CDS encoding oligosaccharide flippase family protein: protein MKISAIMAYANLFVNLLYHVLITPVVIRLYGQSEYGIFSVCTSVIQYLNLFQFGFGTTYMRYFIKFEQQENQRKAEELNGMFLLIYAIIIVVVIVAGIFLVVNIESVLGEKITTSEYATAKKLLVLMLINMTVTLSTTQFTIFAMIREKFVFQKGLTLCVSAVKPFAVLLIVLLGYKSVEVTMFITFLTLFSSVISAWYCFARLKMKFRFSGFDIQLFSEMSSFTFFIFLQQIMDIINWQIDKFLVARFWGAKEAAVYAVGALFCNVYLQFSTAITQLFVPRANRIVAQKLGDEPLSDLLIKTGRIQFFIVTFVMLSFIVFGQSGIHFFVGKGYENVYYVGLFLMLPLIMPLSMNLAIHILRAKAKHKVQSVIYILVAFLNFLVSIPLCRFYGEVGAAFGTFIGMIVANNIIQIIYIQKVGGLDIKRWFREIFSICQSFVIPIVVGMFIMIFIDTMYIPAFLVSGVFFTMVYMGSAWRLGMNAEEKKIISTSIGIIFKNVGKK from the coding sequence ATGAAAATCAGCGCAATTATGGCGTATGCCAATCTTTTTGTAAATCTACTTTATCATGTATTGATTACTCCCGTTGTCATACGGTTGTACGGGCAAAGCGAATACGGAATATTCAGCGTATGTACCTCGGTGATTCAATATCTCAACCTCTTTCAATTCGGGTTCGGGACGACGTATATGCGTTACTTCATCAAGTTCGAACAGCAGGAGAATCAGCGCAAAGCTGAGGAACTTAACGGTATGTTCCTTTTAATTTATGCGATAATCATTGTTGTTGTGATTGTCGCAGGGATATTTCTTGTCGTAAACATAGAATCCGTTTTGGGTGAAAAAATTACCACCAGCGAATACGCTACGGCAAAAAAGCTCTTGGTTTTGATGCTTATCAATATGACGGTTACGTTGTCCACAACACAGTTTACAATCTTTGCAATGATCCGTGAAAAATTTGTTTTTCAAAAGGGACTCACTCTATGCGTCTCCGCGGTTAAGCCGTTCGCAGTACTTTTAATCGTTCTTTTAGGGTATAAATCCGTGGAGGTGACAATGTTCATAACTTTCTTGACATTGTTTTCCTCGGTCATTTCAGCCTGGTATTGCTTCGCAAGGTTAAAAATGAAATTTCGTTTCTCCGGTTTCGATATCCAACTCTTTTCGGAGATGAGTAGTTTTACATTTTTTATCTTCTTGCAGCAAATTATGGACATAATCAACTGGCAGATCGACAAATTTCTGGTAGCCCGATTTTGGGGAGCGAAAGAAGCGGCCGTTTATGCGGTAGGCGCACTTTTTTGTAACGTATATCTACAATTTTCCACGGCCATTACTCAACTGTTTGTGCCGAGGGCAAATAGAATCGTAGCACAAAAATTGGGAGATGAGCCTTTATCTGATTTGCTCATTAAAACAGGGCGAATCCAATTTTTCATTGTTACGTTTGTAATGCTTTCCTTTATTGTTTTCGGCCAAAGCGGGATACATTTTTTCGTGGGGAAAGGGTACGAGAACGTGTATTACGTGGGATTGTTTCTGATGCTCCCTCTCATAATGCCGCTATCGATGAACCTTGCCATCCACATCTTACGAGCGAAAGCAAAACACAAAGTACAATCTGTTATCTATATATTGGTAGCTTTTTTAAACTTCCTTGTCAGCATTCCCCTCTGTAGATTTTATGGCGAGGTAGGAGCTGCTTTTGGTACATTTATAGGAATGATTGTGGCAAATAACATTATCCAGATAATATATATTCAAAAAGTCGGCGGCCTTGATATAAAACGATGGTTCAGAGAAATTTTTTCAATTTGCCAGTCTTTTGTGATCCCAATAGTCGTCGGAATGTTTATAATGATATTTATAGATACTATGTACATTCCTGCATTTCTGGTATCAGGAGTTTTTTTTACAATGGTGTATATGGGCTCGGCATGGCGTTTGGGGATGAACGCAGAAGAAAAAAAGATCATTTCTACTTCTATTGGAATCATATTTAAAAACGTAGGTAAAAAATGA
- the codY gene encoding GTP-sensing pleiotropic transcriptional regulator CodY, producing the protein MSRKAQSKADNVKWAPEGEMNEEFLEGLLEKTRQISRALQNRREGEMLDYAMLVKWLSEFLETDAYIISRDGKVLGHAWVSDYGSEVLLDGEEEEYLPRKFLEKVNRFRESEIDDEDIYLLDKNAGSESHLMCVPLFFEVATNRLGTLVLTRSEQSFTLKDMFLAEYAGTLVSMEMMGDRSKNIEERSRDKISVQKAMRALSYSEMESMKHIMAELGGEEGVAIASKVADRVGVTRSVIVNALRKLESAGLIESRSLGMKGTYIKVLIPLFVEELGSATSARVTY; encoded by the coding sequence ATGAGCAGGAAAGCACAGAGTAAGGCCGACAATGTAAAGTGGGCCCCAGAAGGTGAAATGAACGAGGAATTTTTGGAGGGGCTGCTCGAAAAAACTCGACAGATAAGTCGCGCTCTTCAAAATCGGAGAGAAGGAGAGATGCTGGATTATGCCATGTTGGTCAAGTGGTTGTCTGAATTTTTGGAGACCGATGCGTATATTATAAGCAGAGATGGCAAGGTTCTAGGTCATGCCTGGGTTTCAGATTACGGTTCGGAAGTTCTTCTCGATGGAGAAGAAGAGGAATACCTGCCGAGGAAGTTTCTCGAAAAAGTGAACCGTTTTCGCGAGTCAGAGATCGATGACGAGGATATTTATCTGTTGGACAAAAACGCAGGTTCGGAAAGCCACCTTATGTGCGTTCCCCTCTTCTTTGAAGTGGCTACCAACCGTCTGGGTACACTGGTATTGACGCGTTCAGAGCAATCTTTCACCCTTAAGGACATGTTTCTGGCGGAGTACGCGGGAACTCTGGTGAGTATGGAAATGATGGGCGACAGGAGCAAAAATATTGAGGAGCGTTCCCGTGACAAAATCTCGGTGCAAAAAGCAATGCGAGCACTTTCCTACTCCGAGATGGAGTCCATGAAGCACATCATGGCCGAGCTGGGGGGAGAAGAAGGCGTTGCGATCGCCAGCAAGGTGGCTGATCGGGTGGGTGTGACCCGGAGCGTTATCGTCAACGCGCTTCGTAAGCTCGAAAGTGCGGGATTGATCGAGAGCCGCAGCCTTGGAATGAAGGGAACCTATATCAAAGTTTTGATTCCTCTCTTTGTAGAAGAATTGGGTTCGGCAACATCAGCTCGGGTAACTTACTGA
- the flgC gene encoding flagellar basal body rod protein FlgC yields MKIFESMEIAGSALTAHRLWMDTVSSNLANINTTRTLAGGPYKRKVPVFAEMLDKTVGGYEDIGGVRVFEVAEDQTPPRLAYQPEHPDANEDGYVAFPNVSLVREMTDMLVASRAYEANLAVADSAKTMWTGALEIIRG; encoded by the coding sequence ATGAAAATCTTTGAGAGTATGGAAATAGCGGGTAGCGCTTTGACGGCACATCGGTTGTGGATGGACACTGTTTCGTCTAATTTGGCGAACATCAACACGACAAGGACTTTGGCCGGCGGTCCCTACAAAAGGAAAGTTCCGGTTTTCGCGGAGATGCTGGATAAAACCGTCGGCGGCTATGAAGATATCGGTGGAGTACGAGTGTTTGAAGTCGCGGAGGACCAGACTCCACCGCGTCTCGCTTATCAGCCGGAGCATCCCGACGCCAACGAAGATGGCTATGTCGCTTTTCCCAATGTCAGTCTAGTGCGGGAGATGACGGATATGTTGGTGGCTAGTCGCGCTTACGAGGCCAATTTAGCGGTGGCGGACAGCGCGAAGACCATGTGGACCGGAGCGCTCGAGATCATTCGAGGTTGA
- the hutH gene encoding histidine ammonia-lyase, with protein sequence MAKDTVVLNGLSLSLEDVAKVAREGCEAKLDLEAAEAVEEAAALVETWASSDQVVYGITTGFGDLASVKISPKDRRILQENLLRSHACGVGTPYPVDVTRAIMLLRVNTLSRGYSGISLATLNGLVKLLNANIHPLIPRQGSVGASGDLCPLSHLAIALLGDGDAEYKGKIIPVKEALAQEGLKPIALGAKEGLALNNGTTVMNAVGALALLDAEKLAKTADIVAALSLEALHGVPYAYDARTHALRAYRGQGNVASNIRRLIEGSEIIERYKQNRVQDAYSLRCAPQVHGASRDALSYIRSVLETEINSVTDNPLIFPKEKEALSGGNFHGQPLALAMDFFGIAMAEFASISERRQARMVDASLSGLPPFIIEDCGLNSGFMIPQYTSAALVSENKVLAHPSSVDSIPTSANQEDHVSMGGYAARKAVSILENTRKVLAIEMLLAAQALNFSLLYLKPGRGTLAAHSCIRRVVPYIRKDEYLHPLMQRIIELTERGSVVEAVESEIGELA encoded by the coding sequence ATGGCTAAAGATACGGTGGTGTTGAACGGGCTATCTCTTTCCCTTGAGGACGTCGCCAAGGTCGCACGGGAAGGCTGCGAAGCGAAATTGGATCTAGAAGCGGCCGAGGCAGTGGAGGAGGCTGCCGCCCTCGTGGAAACTTGGGCCTCCTCGGATCAAGTGGTCTATGGCATCACCACAGGATTTGGAGACTTGGCCTCCGTCAAAATCTCCCCCAAAGACCGTCGCATCCTTCAGGAAAACTTGCTCCGTAGTCACGCCTGCGGAGTGGGTACCCCCTACCCTGTGGATGTGACCCGCGCCATCATGCTTCTGCGCGTTAATACCCTCAGCCGCGGATATTCTGGAATAAGTCTCGCCACTTTAAACGGACTCGTCAAGCTCCTGAACGCTAACATCCATCCACTGATTCCCCGCCAGGGATCTGTCGGGGCTTCGGGGGATCTGTGCCCCCTGTCGCATTTGGCCATCGCGCTACTGGGCGATGGGGACGCGGAGTACAAGGGAAAGATTATCCCCGTAAAAGAAGCTCTGGCCCAAGAGGGCCTCAAACCCATTGCCCTGGGAGCCAAAGAGGGTTTGGCGCTCAACAACGGTACGACCGTCATGAACGCGGTAGGCGCGCTCGCGCTCTTGGACGCGGAAAAGCTCGCCAAAACGGCGGACATCGTCGCGGCCCTATCTCTGGAGGCCCTCCACGGAGTGCCCTACGCCTACGACGCCCGCACCCATGCCCTACGCGCTTATAGAGGGCAAGGCAACGTCGCCTCCAATATCCGCCGGCTCATCGAAGGTAGCGAAATCATAGAACGCTATAAACAAAACCGAGTGCAGGATGCGTATTCCCTACGTTGCGCGCCTCAGGTTCATGGAGCCAGCCGCGACGCGCTCTCCTACATCCGATCCGTCCTTGAAACCGAGATCAACTCCGTGACGGACAATCCACTGATCTTCCCCAAGGAAAAAGAGGCTTTGAGTGGAGGCAATTTTCACGGACAACCCTTAGCTTTGGCGATGGATTTCTTCGGTATCGCGATGGCGGAGTTCGCCAGCATCTCCGAACGTCGTCAAGCTCGCATGGTCGACGCTTCTCTCTCCGGTCTGCCACCCTTTATCATTGAGGACTGCGGCCTCAACAGCGGCTTCATGATTCCCCAGTACACCTCCGCCGCGCTGGTGTCCGAAAACAAAGTTCTCGCTCATCCCTCCTCCGTTGATTCGATCCCTACATCGGCGAACCAGGAGGATCATGTTTCCATGGGCGGGTACGCCGCCAGAAAGGCGGTCTCCATTTTGGAGAACACCCGCAAAGTTTTGGCCATCGAGATGCTCCTGGCTGCCCAGGCCCTCAACTTCAGTCTTTTATACCTCAAGCCGGGGCGCGGCACTCTGGCAGCGCACAGTTGTATCCGCCGCGTCGTGCCCTACATCCGAAAAGACGAGTATCTTCATCCTCTGATGCAGCGTATCATCGAGCTGACGGAGCGCGGTAGCGTCGTCGAAGCGGTGGAGTCCGAAATTGGGGAACTGGCTTAA
- a CDS encoding SH3 domain-containing protein, translated as MEIKEVRDMKGTKDRLDELQDLLQASYITENEYRVARLNALREGGIDIVTRPQEKEEEEKEREEEKEEKEEEEKSKGCGCFLTSVFLIVFLTFGAILAIPNWPESFGGSYVQAGRQWILALFFSEEPNLASDLVPSVILPSMTVVAGSEKNVQQGSTSPALSSNLSSNNLSSDLPLSEFSLPERIVSGESLLNVLSGLEVSSLPPAPETASYAEPVLPPLDARIFSLPDMGDLDSVSPSTPQEPDVMIIEVSPRRNQKIEEGLQRGVVSGRSVRLRSAPDTSRNDNIIGWGTNGDRFWVLEKGAARDGSTWYRIRYEVGDKQGWISGSLVTLEK; from the coding sequence ATGGAAATAAAAGAAGTAAGAGACATGAAGGGAACGAAAGATCGCCTGGACGAGCTTCAAGATTTGTTGCAGGCGAGTTATATTACAGAAAATGAGTATCGCGTTGCTCGCCTCAACGCCCTCAGGGAGGGGGGCATTGATATTGTCACTCGCCCGCAGGAGAAAGAAGAGGAAGAGAAAGAGAGAGAAGAAGAGAAAGAAGAGAAAGAAGAAGAAGAGAAGTCTAAAGGATGCGGTTGTTTTTTGACGAGCGTGTTCTTGATTGTTTTTCTTACATTTGGCGCTATTCTAGCTATCCCCAACTGGCCCGAAAGTTTTGGAGGTTCTTACGTTCAGGCGGGGCGGCAGTGGATTTTGGCTCTTTTTTTCTCGGAAGAGCCAAATCTGGCATCGGATCTCGTGCCCAGCGTGATTCTTCCGTCGATGACCGTTGTCGCCGGAAGCGAAAAAAACGTTCAGCAAGGGTCAACTTCTCCAGCGCTTTCTTCTAATCTTTCTTCTAATAATCTTTCTTCCGATTTACCCTTGTCCGAGTTTTCTTTGCCCGAACGTATCGTGTCCGGGGAATCGTTGTTGAATGTCCTTTCGGGGTTGGAGGTTTCATCTCTCCCTCCCGCTCCGGAAACCGCTTCATACGCAGAACCTGTTTTACCTCCTCTGGACGCGCGGATCTTTTCGTTACCTGATATGGGCGACCTTGATTCCGTTTCTCCCTCGACCCCTCAGGAGCCGGATGTGATGATCATAGAGGTTTCCCCTCGACGGAACCAAAAGATAGAAGAAGGACTTCAACGCGGTGTTGTCTCAGGCCGAAGTGTGAGGCTACGCTCTGCTCCCGATACCTCTCGCAATGATAATATCATTGGATGGGGAACCAATGGAGACCGTTTTTGGGTTTTGGAGAAAGGTGCGGCTAGAGATGGTAGCACCTGGTACCGGATTCGCTACGAGGTAGGCGACAAGCAAGGCTGGATCAGCGGCTCTCTGGTGACTTTGGAAAAATAG
- a CDS encoding Coenzyme F420 hydrogenase/dehydrogenase, beta subunit C-terminal domain, producing the protein MHADEEGFLYPVTNEEKCVKCGVCESLCPVFNKPSISIDPFNAVAFACVNKNQNVRLKSSSGGIFSLIAERVLASGGVVFGVAFDENFHVEHRYAETRENAMAFRQSKYVQSWIGDVYRQVEIFLKQRRLVLFCGTPCQTAGLHAYLGGTHDLLLTQDLICHGVSSPRVWESYLAMHKRRAASVIKDVHFRNKSRGWRQISVKITFESGKEYCRTYSTDLFMRGFLAGLYLRPSCYACAFKTIHRQTDFTLADFWGVQHLCPELDDNKGTSLVFVNTLKGIDLFRSIMDDMLAMPVDTVNSARFNPSMEHSAALPKDRGIFFDRFREEGIAAVKGFCKITLLRKIKTFFRDFFRRVYFMFHSGLPEK; encoded by the coding sequence ATGCATGCGGATGAAGAGGGTTTTCTGTATCCTGTCACAAACGAGGAAAAGTGTGTGAAGTGTGGTGTCTGTGAATCTCTCTGTCCTGTATTCAATAAACCCTCAATATCGATAGATCCATTCAACGCGGTAGCGTTTGCTTGCGTTAACAAGAATCAAAATGTTCGATTGAAGAGTTCTTCCGGGGGTATTTTTTCATTGATTGCGGAGCGGGTATTGGCCAGTGGCGGGGTTGTTTTCGGGGTTGCTTTTGATGAGAATTTTCACGTTGAACATCGATATGCTGAAACGAGAGAAAACGCGATGGCGTTTCGGCAATCTAAGTATGTTCAGAGTTGGATCGGAGATGTTTATCGCCAGGTAGAAATTTTCTTAAAGCAAAGACGGCTGGTTTTATTTTGCGGGACTCCATGTCAAACGGCTGGGCTTCACGCTTATCTAGGCGGAACACATGATCTTTTGCTTACGCAGGATCTGATTTGTCACGGCGTTTCAAGCCCAAGGGTGTGGGAAAGCTATTTAGCGATGCATAAACGTAGAGCTGCTTCTGTTATAAAAGATGTGCATTTCCGAAATAAAAGCAGGGGATGGCGGCAAATTTCAGTAAAGATCACGTTCGAAAGCGGGAAAGAATATTGTCGAACATATAGCACAGATCTTTTTATGCGAGGTTTTCTGGCCGGGTTATATCTTCGGCCATCGTGCTACGCCTGTGCTTTTAAAACAATACACCGCCAAACGGATTTTACCTTGGCCGATTTTTGGGGGGTACAACATCTCTGCCCTGAGTTGGACGACAATAAAGGAACTTCACTTGTCTTTGTCAATACCTTGAAAGGCATAGATTTATTTAGATCTATTATGGATGACATGCTGGCCATGCCGGTGGATACCGTTAATTCGGCGCGATTTAACCCTTCCATGGAGCATTCAGCAGCCCTTCCTAAAGATAGAGGAATTTTTTTCGATAGGTTTCGTGAAGAAGGTATAGCCGCAGTCAAAGGTTTTTGCAAAATAACCCTATTGCGAAAGATAAAAACTTTTTTCAGAGACTTTTTTAGGCGGGTGTATTTCATGTTTCATTCCGGATTACCGGAAAAATAA
- the pseC gene encoding UDP-4-amino-4,6-dideoxy-N-acetyl-beta-L-altrosamine transaminase, which produces MKSLSYGRQWIDCDDISEVTEALQGDWLTQGPVVDRFEKALAEYIGVRHVIVFSSGTAALHGAVAAAGLKEGDWLLTTPLTFAATANAALYVGAEPVFADIDRGTLCMDPIKAERKLEELPRKIKVILPVSFAGYPFDIEPFKFMAQEYGAVLIEDACHALGGYRGSYRNYNSPHKIGYDADMTAFSFHPVKQITTGEGGAVATNQDAFAKRLRLFRNHGITRDPAQFTEAADGPWHSEMLTLGYNYRLSDIHCALGLSQLKRLDAFLGKRHELVALYRGLIAGLRGVLQPPANDGHAYHLFPIRVSPEIRGALFSYLAENDVRLQVHYPPVPLHPYYKKRFNYKKGDFPEAERFYESAISLPLFPLMEEDDVIRVVDCIKKFING; this is translated from the coding sequence TTGAAGTCCTTATCTTACGGACGACAGTGGATCGACTGTGACGATATCTCCGAGGTGACAGAAGCTCTGCAGGGAGACTGGCTCACACAAGGACCCGTCGTTGATCGTTTCGAAAAAGCATTGGCGGAGTACATCGGAGTACGCCATGTCATTGTGTTTTCTAGTGGAACCGCCGCGTTACATGGCGCCGTGGCGGCGGCTGGATTAAAAGAAGGAGACTGGCTGTTGACCACGCCCTTGACCTTTGCGGCGACGGCAAACGCGGCGCTTTACGTAGGGGCGGAGCCTGTTTTCGCGGATATTGATCGCGGGACGCTCTGTATGGATCCCATCAAGGCGGAACGGAAGCTTGAAGAACTGCCTCGAAAGATCAAGGTAATCCTTCCCGTCAGTTTCGCGGGTTACCCTTTCGACATTGAGCCCTTCAAGTTTATGGCCCAAGAGTATGGCGCGGTTTTGATCGAGGATGCCTGCCACGCTTTGGGCGGATACCGGGGAAGCTATCGGAACTACAATTCTCCTCATAAGATTGGTTACGACGCGGATATGACGGCTTTCAGCTTCCACCCGGTGAAGCAGATCACCACCGGCGAGGGAGGGGCGGTTGCGACCAATCAAGATGCCTTTGCCAAGCGCTTGAGACTTTTCCGCAACCATGGCATCACTCGAGACCCCGCTCAATTTACGGAAGCCGCGGATGGCCCCTGGCATAGCGAGATGCTCACTCTAGGCTACAACTATCGCCTATCGGACATTCACTGTGCGCTGGGACTGAGTCAGTTGAAGCGTCTCGACGCTTTTCTCGGAAAAAGACACGAGCTGGTGGCTCTCTATCGGGGACTCATAGCAGGGTTGCGGGGTGTTTTACAGCCGCCGGCCAACGACGGACACGCCTATCATCTTTTCCCCATTCGCGTATCCCCGGAGATTCGAGGCGCGCTTTTTTCTTATCTGGCCGAAAACGACGTCCGGCTCCAGGTACATTACCCACCTGTTCCACTGCATCCTTATTATAAAAAGCGCTTCAACTACAAGAAAGGCGACTTTCCAGAGGCGGAGCGTTTTTACGAGAGCGCGATTTCTTTACCGCTTTTCCCGCTGATGGAGGAAGATGACGTTATACGAGTGGTGGACTGCATCAAAAAATTTATCAACGGATAA